CATCAGTTAAAAGATGGTCATCCATTTGTAGTTGGAGGAGTGAATCTTGAACACCATAAAGGGGCATTTGGACATTCTGATGCCGATGTTTTGTTACATGCGATTTGTGATGCGTTGCTGGGGGCAGCAAATCTTCGGGATATTGGTTTCCACTTTAAAAATACAGACCCGCAGTGGAAAGGGATCAGCAGTGTAATTCTTTTGCAGGAAACGGTGAAACTGATTGCTGCGAAAGGCTGGCAAATTGGAAATATTGATGCAATGCTTTGTCTGGAAGCACCAAAGATTAATCCGCATATTCCGCAGATGCAGGAAAATATTGCAGCAGCTATAGGAATGTCAGTAGAAGATATTTCAATTAAAGCAACGACCAATGAAACCATGGGCTTTATTGGCAGGGAAGAAGGTGTGGTTGCTTATGCAGTTTGTCTGATTGAAAAGTAATTTGTCTGATTAAAAAATAAAAAGGAGAAAGCCGTTGAATTATCTAAAATCAACGGCTTTCTCCTTTTTATTTCTAGTCTTCAAGATAACCAAACCGCCCCTCATTATAATCACTGATTGCGAGTCTGATCTCTTCTGGTGTGTTCATTAAAAATGGCCCGTATTGTGCGATGGGTTCATTAATCGGTTCACCGCTTAATATCAGGATAGTGCTGTCTGATGAAGCTCTAACATGAATATCTTCTCCGTCATTTTTAAAATATACGAACTGATTACCTGATGCCTTTTCCTGATTGATAATCAGGTTGCCTTCTACAATCAGTATCCCGGTGTTAAAGCAGGCAGGAAAGCTGAATTCAGCTTCTCCACCAGTGTTTAGGTGTGCATTGTATACATTCAGGTTGCTGAAGGTACTTGCTGCTCCTGTGATGTTGCCATAGGCTCCTGCGATGACTTCTACAAATCCGGCGTTGTCCTGTAAGACATATTTCCCTATACTATCATTTTTAATTGCCTGATATTTAGGTTTGCTCATTTTATCTTTCGCAGGCAGATTGACCCACAGTTGAACCATCTGAAAAAGACCACCTTTTCTGCTGAATTCTTTTTCATGATATTCCTTATGGAGGATACCGCTTGCTGCAGTCATCCACTGTACGTCACCTGGGTAGATTACCCCGCTGTTTCCTGAGCTGTCATGATGGGCAACTGCCCCATGATAAGCAATGGTCACTGTTTCAAATCCACGGTGCGGATGCACACCGACACCGCGCAACTGATTAGTTGGAAGGAGTTCAGTTTTATCATTAAAATCGAGCAAATAAAATGGGCTCATTTTAATCTTATAACCTCCGGGAAAAAAGTTACTTACTTTGAACCCATCACCTACCATATGTGGTGACGGAGCGTCGAGTACAGCCGAAATGGATTTTATATTGGATCCCATAAGAATTTATTGTTTACAAAATGGTCTTAAGCTTGTTTTGCAAATTGCAATTCACCTAAAATGCGGACCTCTTCACCCAGCATTACACCACCTGTTTCCAGCGCAGCATTATAGGTAAGACCAAAATCTGTTCTGTTTATTTTTCCTTTGATCGTAAAACCAGCTTTGGTATTACCCCATGGATCCTGTGCAGTACCGCCAAATTCAACGTCCAGAGTAACTGGTTTGGTTGCATCTTTGATAGTCAGGTTTCCTTTTAATTTATAATCTCCACCTTCTTTGGTAAATGAAGTAGATGCAAATGAAACAGCTGGGAATTCTGCTGCATTAAAGAAATCACCGCTTTTTAAGTGGCCATCTCTGTCTTTATTTCCTGTGTCGATAGAATCAACTCCTGCTTTAAAAGAAACTATTGAATGCTCAAAATCTTCATTATCTGTTTCTAATTCGGCAGAGAATTCATTGAAGCTACCTGTAACAGTAGAGATCATTAAATGTTTTACTTTAAACTGAAGTTCACTGTGTGCGGGATCTAATACCCATTTAGTAGTTGCCATAATTTTTGCTTTAAATATTGATTTATATTATAACACAAAATTAGGCCTATTGTTAGACAGGGGTGTTGATGTATGATAAGAAAGTTAAACTTTGAAATGTTTATGTGCCAGGTCTTTACGAACACGGCTTAAAGATTCAGGGGTAATGCCAAGATAAGACGCGATCATCCATTGTGGTACACGAAGTGTCAGGTTTGGATATAATTTGATAAAATCAAGATACCTTTCTTCGGCGGTAGCACTTAACAGCATATTGATCCTTTTTTGCATAAAACGGATCGAATTATTCAGCATTTTATAATTGAGATCTGCAAAGCAGGGAATAGTTTGTGCTGCATCCTGAATATAGTTTTTTGGAATCAGCAGAGCTGTGGTAGGTTCTACCGTATCAATATAAAAATCTGAAGGTTCATTAAAGAGACTGTTTCTTTCTGAGATCCACCAGTTTTCGGGAGCGAACTGAATAATGTTCACTTTAGCTTTACTATCAATGGAGTAGCAGCGCATCAGTCCTTCAGTAATAAAATAAGCTTTCGGACTAATTTCACCCGGGGCAACAAGGACTTTGTTTTTTTCAAAAGTTTTAACCTTTATATCTTTTGAGATCATTTCAAACTGCTCATCGGTGACTGCAATCCTCTTCTGTAAGTATTCTTTGAGCTGTTCAAACATATTGATATAGATGAAAACTATTTGTTCTTGGGTTCGATATTGGAAAAGTCGACACCACATTTGCAATTAGATGCGCATCCGCCACTTTTTGGGGACACGGCACGGTAAATGATGCGGCCAATATAGAAAAGGGCAGCAACAAATAAAAGTCCAACTAAAATAGTCTGAATATCCATAATGCAATTATAATTAATTCATTGGTGTCAGGGGTCTGTTAATTGTCAATTTCTCTTGCCATCAGTCCAACGGTGCCTCCTACCCAGTCAAAATCAGCATTATAGCGAACACCTATCATCTTTCCCCTGCTTAACCTGGCCAGGTTAATGCAGAGCTGAGGCTCTTCGCCATCCGGCCAGATATATAAAAGTCTGATCTCTGTCTTTACATATCCGTCAGGGGATTTAACAACAGGTTCATAATCTACTTTTCGTTGTAATATCCAGTTCTCAGGATCGGTTATGTTTGCAATATCGGCTTGGGTTACATCTATAATAACACCCATTCCGGCAAATGAAAATAAGGGTTTAAGGACGTAATTTTCCAGGTCAGCAGGAATAGTTTCCAGCGCATTCAAAAACTGTGTTTCCGGTACAAATTCATTCTTTAAAAAAGGCATGGTGAATTTACTGATCCGGTAAAACCAGTTGGGATGGGTAATCCATTCTACATCTAAAGGTTCGCGGGGGTCAAAGCTTGTTTTAAACAGTTCCTGCTGTGTACTGACCTCGTCAAAAATCAGCCGGTTATAAATTCTTCTCAAACGTACTTTTTCGTCCTGTTCCTGATAAAAGAGCTGGCCATTTTCACTAAAAATATCAGTTAAGCTTAGTATTTTAATCCCCAGATGTTTTGCTGTTACAAAAAAGTCAATAGCAGTTTTCTGGTTCGGAGCATCTATATCCATTAAGGCTACTTCCTGTGGAGCAAATGGCCCAAGGATTACTTTTTTTAATAAGCTGATATAGGTCTGCTGATCCATGCCATGAAAAAACGGGCTGAAATCAGCGAGCTTATTCAGTTCAAATGCTTCTTTATAGGTGTCAGCGAGGTGTAACTGAAAAGCAAACAAGGACGGGAATCCCTGCATTTCTATCAATCTTGGAACCAGTCTGCCTTGCTCATCTTTACAAATGCCAAAGTCGAAAGCTAAAAAATGGGGGTGATCATTTTCATTTGGGACAATCCAGTCTTTAGGGATTGCACTGGCTGTAAGTTCTTTGAAACCGGGCTGTTTGATTAATCTGATGATCTCTTCACCTGCTGCGATCAGCTGGTTTTTCAGGTCTTCGGGAATAAATACGGGAGTTTCAGCAAACCTGATCGGTACCGGAGGATAGTCTTTTTCCAGCAGATGTAAAAAATTTGCATACTTCTCTCTGGTGAAATTCCGGTTAAAATATTCTCTGTAGGTATGGACCATATCAGGCTTCTTTAAGCGCTTGAATAGCTTCAGTTAAAAAATTAGGTAAGATAGATTTTTGAGTCAGGAGAATTCTGTCTGGGTTATCAATACTGTCCAGCATGTCCAGGTATTTGTCTTCTCCATGGGCGGCGATAATGCTCTTTTTCTTCTCTTCTTCCAGAAGATATAGCCTCATGCCATCCGGATCCGCTTCAGGATGAAATTGTGTGCCGACAAACTCTTTAGAGAAACGAATAGACATGATACAGCGTTCCAGGTCAATATACGGACGTTCTTTTTCCAGTGCTAAAATTTCTGCACCGGTTTCATTAAAAGTTTCATCCTCAGCATCTACCACCTGCCAGTCCCTGCTGTCAATGGCATAAAAGGGATTAGTCAGGCCGGCATATATGATGTCATTTTCACCCTCCTGCGTTAAGGTAACAGGGAAAATGCCGAAAGCAGTTGATTTTCTTCTGGTAACCATACCCAGGCCATATTTACGGCATGCCATCTGGAAAGAGTGACAGATTAAGAAAATATACTTTTTATCCGGATGAGTTTTGTTATAATCTTCGATCTGGTCGAGCAGGGCAAAAAATGAGTTCTCCCAGGCCTGGCCTTCACCATCATAGGGGCTGCCAGGGCCGCCACTCGAAATATAGATGTCATATTCAATTCCCGGTATTTCATCTTTTACCCTTAAATCGAATACTTCGCAGGATAAATCCAGTGAATGCTCTTTCTTATACGTTGCTACAATATCGAGAATACCTCTTAGTCCCTGGTTAGGAACTCCTTTATTCATGTCTATAACGGCAACTTTAATTTCTTTTTTTTCTCCTGTCATGCGTGTGCTCCTATTAAGGTTTGCGATGTAATGTAGTCCACAACAGATTCAAAGCTTCCTGTCTGTGAGTAAATTGCCAGCTGTCTGTCTGCGCCGGTACCATTTTCCAGGATCTTGTGTATATAGTTCAGATCTTCTCTGCAGCCCAGTTCATCGACTACGTCATCTACAAAATCCAATAATTCTAATACAAGATTACGGCAGTTGATTTCCATTTCTTTACCAAAATCAATCAGATTTCCATCAATACCATAACGGGCAGCACGCCACTTGTTTTCGTTAATCAAGGCTCTGGAATAATTGATGAAACTCATGTTTTGCAGACGTAGTTTGTACAGTTTTGCGCAAAGAGACTGGAAAAGGGCAACAAAAGCCATCGTTTCATCAATCAGCATCGGGCAGTCGCAGATTCTGAATTCTATAGTTTCAAAAAACGGATGTACACGAATATCCCACCAGATTTTTTTTGCATTATCGATACTGTTGGTTTTGATCAGTAACTTGACATAGTTATCATAGTCTTCAATGCTGTTAAAAACATCCGGGATACCAGTTCTTGGAAACTTATCAAAGATTTTGGTCCGGTAAGATTTA
This portion of the Pedobacter lusitanus genome encodes:
- the ispF gene encoding 2-C-methyl-D-erythritol 2,4-cyclodiphosphate synthase; the encoded protein is MKIKVGFGFDVHQLKDGHPFVVGGVNLEHHKGAFGHSDADVLLHAICDALLGAANLRDIGFHFKNTDPQWKGISSVILLQETVKLIAAKGWQIGNIDAMLCLEAPKINPHIPQMQENIAAAIGMSVEDISIKATTNETMGFIGREEGVVAYAVCLIEK
- a CDS encoding pirin family protein, which produces MGSNIKSISAVLDAPSPHMVGDGFKVSNFFPGGYKIKMSPFYLLDFNDKTELLPTNQLRGVGVHPHRGFETVTIAYHGAVAHHDSSGNSGVIYPGDVQWMTAASGILHKEYHEKEFSRKGGLFQMVQLWVNLPAKDKMSKPKYQAIKNDSIGKYVLQDNAGFVEVIAGAYGNITGAASTFSNLNVYNAHLNTGGEAEFSFPACFNTGILIVEGNLIINQEKASGNQFVYFKNDGEDIHVRASSDSTILILSGEPINEPIAQYGPFLMNTPEEIRLAISDYNEGRFGYLED
- a CDS encoding YceI family protein is translated as MATTKWVLDPAHSELQFKVKHLMISTVTGSFNEFSAELETDNEDFEHSIVSFKAGVDSIDTGNKDRDGHLKSGDFFNAAEFPAVSFASTSFTKEGGDYKLKGNLTIKDATKPVTLDVEFGGTAQDPWGNTKAGFTIKGKINRTDFGLTYNAALETGGVMLGEEVRILGELQFAKQA
- a CDS encoding Crp/Fnr family transcriptional regulator, with translation MFEQLKEYLQKRIAVTDEQFEMISKDIKVKTFEKNKVLVAPGEISPKAYFITEGLMRCYSIDSKAKVNIIQFAPENWWISERNSLFNEPSDFYIDTVEPTTALLIPKNYIQDAAQTIPCFADLNYKMLNNSIRFMQKRINMLLSATAEERYLDFIKLYPNLTLRVPQWMIASYLGITPESLSRVRKDLAHKHFKV
- a CDS encoding FeoB-associated Cys-rich membrane protein yields the protein MDIQTILVGLLFVAALFYIGRIIYRAVSPKSGGCASNCKCGVDFSNIEPKNK
- a CDS encoding type 1 glutamine amidotransferase, which codes for MTGEKKEIKVAVIDMNKGVPNQGLRGILDIVATYKKEHSLDLSCEVFDLRVKDEIPGIEYDIYISSGGPGSPYDGEGQAWENSFFALLDQIEDYNKTHPDKKYIFLICHSFQMACRKYGLGMVTRRKSTAFGIFPVTLTQEGENDIIYAGLTNPFYAIDSRDWQVVDAEDETFNETGAEILALEKERPYIDLERCIMSIRFSKEFVGTQFHPEADPDGMRLYLLEEEKKKSIIAAHGEDKYLDMLDSIDNPDRILLTQKSILPNFLTEAIQALKEA
- a CDS encoding carboxylate-amine ligase, whose protein sequence is MMNEFTLGVEEEYMVIDPVTRELTSHDQKIVEAAQKIHKDQVKAEMHQAVVEVGTGICKNTEQARLEISQLRHTVSVLAGEQGLRIGASGTHPFSHWEKQLITEHPRYSEIVNELQEAARSNLIFGLHVHVGFQSRELAIHIANQVRYFLPHVFALSTNSPFWEGRNTGYKSYRTKIFDKFPRTGIPDVFNSIEDYDNYVKLLIKTNSIDNAKKIWWDIRVHPFFETIEFRICDCPMLIDETMAFVALFQSLCAKLYKLRLQNMSFINYSRALINENKWRAARYGIDGNLIDFGKEMEINCRNLVLELLDFVDDVVDELGCREDLNYIHKILENGTGADRQLAIYSQTGSFESVVDYITSQTLIGAHA